Proteins from one Setaria italica strain Yugu1 chromosome V, Setaria_italica_v2.0, whole genome shotgun sequence genomic window:
- the LOC101754618 gene encoding elongation factor 2: protein MVKFTAEELRAIMDKKNNIRNMSVIAHVDHGKSTLTDSLVAAAGIIAQEVAGDVRMTDTRADEAERGITIKSTGISLYYEMTDESLKSYKGERDGNQYLINLIDSPGHVDFSSEVTAALRITDGALVVVDCIEGVCVQTETVLRQALGERIRPVLTVNKMDRCFLELQVEGEEAYQTFSRVIENANVIMATYEDKLLGDVQVYPEKGTVAFSAGLHGWAFTLTNFAKMYASKFGVDETKMMERLWGENFFDPATKKWTTKNTGSATCKRGFVQFCYEPIKQIINTCMNDQKDKLWPMLQKLNVTMKSDEKELVGKALMKRVMQTWLPASTALLEMMIFHLPSPSKAQKYRVENLYEGPLDDIYATAIRNCDPEGPLMLYVSKMIPASDKGRFFAFGRVFSGKVATGMKVRIMGPNYVPGQKKDLYVKSVQRTVIWMGKKQESVEDVPCGNTVAMVGLDQFITKNATLTNEKEVDACPIRAMKFSVSPVVRVAVQCKVASDLPKLVEGLKRLAKSDPMVLCTIEESGEHIIAGAGELHLEICLKDLQEDFMGGAEIIVSPPVVSFRETVLEKSCRTVMSKSPNKHNRLYMEARPLEEGLPEAIDEGRIGPRDDPKVRSKILSEEFGWDKDLAKKIWCFGPETTGPNMVVDMCKGVQYLNEIKDSVVAGFQWASKEGALAEENMRGICFEVCDVVLHADAIHRGGGQVIPTARRVIYASQLTAKPRLLEPVYLVEIQAPENALGGIYGVLNQKRGHVFEEMQRPGTPLYNIKAYLPVIESFGFSSQLRAATSGQAFPQCVFDHWDMMGSDPLEAGSQAAQLVLDIRKRKGLKEQMTPLSEFEDKL, encoded by the exons ATGGTGAAGTTCACAGCGGAAGAGCTCCGTGCCATCATGGACAAAAAGAACAACATTCGTAATATGTCCGTTATTGCTCATGTGGACCACG GCAAGTCTACCCTTACAGATTCCCTTGTGGCAGCTGCTGGGATTATTGCCCAGGAAGTTGCTGGTGATGTCCGCATGACTGATACACGTGCAGATGAAGCAGAGCGTGGTATTACAATCAAATCCACCGGTATTTCTCTGTACTATGAGATGACTGATGAGTCACTGAAGAGTTACAAGGGTGAGAGAGATGGTAACCAGTACTTGATCAACCTTATCGACTCACCTGGGCATGTTGATTTTTCTTCGGAAGTCACAGCTGCCCTTCGTATCACCGATGGTGCTCTAGTGGTGGTTGACTGTATTGAAGGTGTCTGTGTGCAAACTGAAACTGTGCTCCGCCAGGCTCTTGGTGAGAGGATTAGGCCAGTGCTTACTGTGAACAAGATGGACAGGTGTTTCCTTGAGCTTCAGGTTGAGGGTGAGGAAGCCTACCAGACTTTCTCCCGTGTCATTGAGAATGCCAATGTCATTATGGCAACATATGAAGATAAGCTCCTTGGTGATGTCCAAGTCTACCCGGAGAAGGGAACTGTTGCTTTCTCTGCTGGTCTGCACGGCTGGGCCTTTACCCTCACCAACTTTGCCAAGATGTATGCTTCGAAGTTTGGAGTTGATGAAACTAAGATGATGGAGAGGCTCTGGGGTGAGAACTTCTTTGACCCAGCGACAAAGAAGTGGACCACCAAGAACACAGGCTCTGCTACCTGCAAGAGAGGATTTGTTCAGTTCTGCTATGAGCCAATCAAGCAAATCATCAACACCTGCATGAATGACCAGAAGGATAAGTTGTGGCCCATGCTTCAAAAGCTTAATGTTACCATGAAGTCTGATGAGAAGGAATTGGTTGGCAAGGCTTTGATGAAGCGTGTTATGCAAACTTGGCTTCCAGCTAGTACTGCACTGCttgagatgatgatattccaccTTCCTTCCCCATCAAAGGCACAAAAGTATCGTGTGGAGAACTTGTACGAGGGACCCCTTGATGATATCTATGCTACTGCTATCAGGAACTGTGATCCGGAGGGTCCTCTTATGCTGTATGTTTCTAAGATGATTCCAGCATCTGACAAGGGCAGGTTCTTTGCCTTTGGTCGTGTCTTCTCTGGGAAGGTTGCTACTGGTATGAAGGTTAGGATCATGGGTCCCAACTATGTCCCTGGCCAGAAGAAGGATCTGTACGTCAAGAGTGTCCAGCGTACTGTTATCTGGATGGGAAAGAAACAAGAGTCTGTTGAGGATGTTCCTTGTGGTAACACTGTTGCTATGGTTGGTCTGGATCAGTTCATCACGAAGAATGCTACACTCACCAATGAGAAGGAGGTTGATGCATGCCCAATCAGAGCAATGAAGTTCTCTGTCTCCCCTGTTGTGCGCGTTGCTGTTCAGTGCAAGGTTGCCTCTGACCTACCCAAGCTCGTTGAAGGTTTGAAGCGTCTGGCAAAGTCTGATCCTATGGTCCTCTGTACAATTGAAGAATCTGGTGAGCATATTATTGCTGGAGCTGGTGAGCTTcaccttgagatttgcctgaaggATCTGCAGGAAGACTTCATGGGTGGTGCTGAAATTATTGTTTCTCCTCCTGTTGTCTCTTTCCGTGAAACTGTTCTTGAGAAATCCTGCCGAACAGTCATGAGCAAGTCCCCCAACAAGCACAACCGTCTTTACATGGAAGCCCGTCCCTTGGAAGAGGGTCTCCCTGAGGCTATTGATGAGGGCCGCATTGGTCCACGTGATGATCCCAAGGTACGCTCCAAGATCCTCTCTGAGGAGTTTGGTTGGGACAAGGATCTTGCCAAGAAGATTTGGTGCTTTGGACCTGAGACCACTGGCCCGAACATGGTTGTTGATATGTGTAAGGGAGTGCAGTACCTCAATGAAATCAAGGATTCTGTTGTGGCTGGCTTCCAGTGGGCCTCAAAGGAGGGTGCACTGGCCGAGGAGAACATGCGTGGCATCTGCTTTGAGGTCTGTGATGTTGTTCTTCATGCTGATGCAATTCACAGGGGTGGTGGCCAGGTCATTCCAACTGCCAGGAGGGTTATTTATGCTTCTCAGCTCACTGCCAAGCCAAGGCTGCTCGAGCCAGTTTACCTTGTGGAGATCCAGGCCCCAGAAAATGCACTTGGTGGTATCTATGGTGTTCTGAACCAGAAGAGAGGGCACGTGTTTGAGGAGATGCAGAGGCCTGGTACCCCGCTCTACAACATCAAGGCTTACCTCCCTGTCATCGAGTCCTTCGGGTTCTCCAGCCAACTGAGGGCTGCAACCTCTGGCCAGGCGTTCCCTCAGTGTGTGTTTGACCACTGGGACATGATGGGCTCTGATCCTCTGGAGGCCGGCTCCCAGGCTGCTCAGCTGGTGTTGGATATCCGCAAGAGGAAGGGTCTCAAGGAGCAGATGACCCCTCTTTCTGAGTTCGAGGACAAGCTCTAA